Genomic DNA from Vibrio vulnificus CMCP6:
TACAAGATCAAAGGCGTCGATTCGGATGACAAGATGGAATCGCTCTACGAACCGTATCACAAGCGTCTGCGTGAAATGGCCAACCGCGAAGTGGCGCAGCTTACTGGCGTGAATTTAGTACCAGAAAACGACATTCGTGGTATCCCGCAAGTGCATGTTCAAGACTCAGGGATCAGTGCACTTTTCCAAGAAGCGAGTTTTTTCTACGCACCTCAAGCCAACGTCATTGCACTGCAAATTGACAATGACAACGCCAAGTTGGACGTAGGCCCAATCAAAGCTAAAGACATCGCATACAACTACCAATATGCGGGTGGCGAGATCACGGTTTATCAAATGACGGGCAAAGAGTTGAAGCAGTACATGGAGTGGTCTGCTGGTTACTTCAATTCTGTGCAAGCGGGGGATGTGACATACAGCTTTAATCCTGAAAGACGCGCCTCAAAGTACTCAACCAACGACTTCTTCGCGGGCGTCACCTACACCATCGACTTAACTCAGCAAGCAGGCCAACGCATTACTGATCTCAAGTTTGCCGATGGTAAACCCGTGTTAGACGACAGCGAGATTCGCCTCGGCATGAATAGCTACCGTATGGGCCATTTGACCAAAAAAGGCGGCGTATTAGAGGGCCAAACCTTCCCTGTTCTGTTTGATACCGAAGCAAAATACGGTGAAGAACAAGGCACCATCCGAAATCTCACCATTCGCTACCTCACCGAGCAGAAACAGGGACAATACGTCGGCCAACCGATGCAACGTTGGAAACTCTCTGGTTTGCAGGGGTTTGAGAAAGAAGGGGCGATCGTCAAACAGTTGATCAACGAAGGCAAAATCGATGTACCTGCCAGTGAAGATGGTCGCTACACCAACATAGCTTCAATAAATGTCAAAGCACTGGTGTTCACCAATCCACAGGCTAAAAACGAAGCCATTACTTCTCGCCTTGCTAAAATTGAGGAAGCGAATCCTACGGAGAAACAACATCTTAAGCGCGAGTTGATCCTCATCGAAGCACTGAACCCATAAACCACATCTGTGCACCTCTTGGTAGGTGCACATTTTTTCTCTCGCAAAATTGTCACAATAAAATTCCCTTCCGCGCGCTTTTGCCTGTCGACATCACAAAAAAAATAGGATAGGTTTAGATGTATAGACGTCTAAAAGAGATTAGCTTAGGGAGAAAGCTGTGCCTATTCGTATTCCAGATCAATTACCAGCCGCCGATGTTTTGCGTACTGAAAACATCTTCGTAATGAGTGAAACCCGTGCAGCAAGCCAAGAAATACGCCCACTAAGAGTGCTGATTCTCAATTTGATGCCGAAAAAAATAGAGACAGAAACTCAGTTTTTACGCCTGCTTTCCAACAGCCCACTTCAGGTTAACGTTGAGTTACTGCGCATTGACGATCGCCCGAGCAAAAATACCCCAACCGAACATCTCGATAATTTTTATCGTCAGTTTGAGATGGTGAAAAACCGTAACTTCGACGGCCTGATCATCACTGGCGCGCCGCTTGGTTTGGTGCAGTTTGAAGATGTCATTTACTGGGATCACCTCAAAACCATTATGGAATGGGCCAAATCCCATGTGACTTCCACCCTCTATGTTTGTTGGGCAGCACAAGCTGGGCTCAAACTGCTCTACGACTTGCCGAAGAAAACGCGTAAAGAGAAGCTCTCTGGCGTGTATCACCACCGTATTCACAAACCTTACCATCCGGTTTTGCGTGGTTTTGATGATTCTTTCTTGGCGCCCCATTCTCGCTACGCCGATTTTTCGCCAGAGTATCTCGCAGAACACACCGATTTGGATATTCTCGCCACGTCTGACGATGCAGGCGTGTACCTAGCCACCACCAAAGATAAGCGCAACGTCTTTGTTACTGGCCATCCTGAATATGACCCGCACACGCTGCACAATGAATACATTCGCGATTTGGGTGAAGGCATGGAACCGGCGATTCCGGTTAACTACTACCCCAACGACAACCCAGATAATCCGCCAATTGCAAGCTGGCGTAGCCACGGCCACCTGCTTTTCTCGAACTGGTTGAACTACTGCGTCTACCAACAAACGCCTTACGATCTCGATCATTTCAGCGAAGAAGCGTTTACCAAGGACGAATAGCGCCACACGAAATCAAACCGTTCTTTTACAACAGGCCGCCTTTCACGTGGCCTGTTGTCGTTTATGCCAGACTCTCGTTTATGCAAAGTGACTCGCATTGTCGATGTCGATTGGTAGGCAATAGACCCCAAGGATTTATCATCTCTTCAGGCCACATTAAAAAGAACGAAAACGATGAAAAAACAAACTCTTCTTTTGCCGCAATTGGTAGCACTTACCCTTTTGACTGGGTGTGTCACAGTCACTGAAGGCCAAGCACAAAAAGATCCGGACCCAATTGGCATGGCAGAATCTCGCATTGCCTTGGGGCTTGGCTATCTAGAAAATGGCGCGATGATCAAAGCCCATGACAACTTACAACAAGCCCTGACTCACGCTCCTGATTATTACCGAGCGCAACTTTCCATGGCCCACTACTACGAGCGCGTTGGTGAAAACGGCAAGGCCGAGGATATTTATCAAAAATCGGCTCGTCAGCACCCAAAAAACGGCAACGTATTGAACAACTACGGCACGTTTTTATGTAAAAAGGGCGAGTATGACAAAGCGGATCGTTTGTTTAATCGTGCCATCGAGCAGCCTTACTACTACTTGATTCCTGCCAGTTATGAAAACGCCGCGTTTTGCGCTCTGAAGGCGGGCGACAATGTAAAAGCGCAAACCTATTTTACTCGTGCGATTGACTACGACCCACACCGTCCCAAATCGGTGCTCAACCTCGCTAAGTTGGAAATCGATACCGGTAACTACACCCAAGCGCGCCTGCGTTTGATGCGCTTCCACCAAAGCTATGGGCTGCAAATCCCCTCGCTTAAACTGATGATCGATTTAGAAGACAAAGCAGGCAATGTGGCGCTGGTGAAGAAGTATCAGAGTGAGTTGGACAAATTGACGGCCCGCCAAGGCTAGCGATTGCTGGTGGATGAATTCAAAAGACGCGACTAACAAAAAACCTCTGCCCAAAAAGCAGAGGTTTTTTATGGTTTTACCGCCCACATGACTCAACGTCTTGAGGTTGAGTTGCGGATTTTGTAGCGATCTTTTCGGTGCGTATTGCGTAACTTACGCACCTTCGTTTTTCTCTTAATCGTCAGATATTCACGGTAAATAATCCGAATAAACGCAATTAAGCCAATGATGAGCAGAATGGTAAAAACGCTCAGGAAGCTTTCACACAGCCAATCTGGCTGACAGGGTAGATAAATTTCAAAATCCATCGCATGCCCTCCTATTACGCAACCTATTCGTTTTTAACTCGGGATGATTGTCTCCATCACCCTCGCAGTTTGATCCACTCTCCTCTTTGTTGTTTGTCCATAAATGACCAAGCAACAAAGCGACTGACCTTTTGTCCTTGGCTCATTTCGACGACACGAATACTGCGTACACCTAATTTTTCCAACTGTTTACGTAGAGGTCTTACGTTGTCTTTCTTCGAAACGAGCGTACTGAACCACAAAACCTGATGGGCAAAACGCTCACTTTCGTTCGCCATGCGCTTCAAGAAGGAGGATTCTCCACCTTGACACCACAACTCAGAATTTTGACCTCCGAAGTTAAGTATAGGTTTGTTTTTCGAGATTTTTTGTGAACCAGCTTTTGCTGTTACACCTTTTTTCAAACGGTTGGCGGCGAGGTTGTCTAATTTTCGTTGCGTGCCAAACGCCGCTTCCTGTGCCGAAGCGTGAAATGGCGGGTTGCATGTCGTCACATGAAAGTAGTCTGTGGGGCCAATAATGCCTTGGAAAATATGCTGTGACTGGTCTTGCAATTTGAGCTCAAGCTGCCCCTGCAGCACAGGGTTAGAGTCAGCAATGCGCTGCGCTGACTCAATCGATTTAGGGTCAACGTCACTACCCGTGTAGCGCCAACGATAGTCACAAATCGCAATAATGGGATAGATGGCGTTTGCACCGACACCGATGTCCAACGCCTGAACTTTCTCATGAGGAAATTTACCTTTCACCTCTCCTTCCAAGAGCTCCGCTAGACGATGGATATAATCCGCACGCCCGGGGATTGGCGGGCACAAATAGCCTGCTGGGATGTCCCAATTTGCTACTTGGTAGTAAGCACTGAGCAGCGCTTTATTGAGCATTTTTACTGCCGTTGAATCTGAAAAAGAAATACTCGCCTCACCTTTAGGATTTTTGATCACAAAAGGAGCAAGCGATGGCAGCGCCTGCGTTAACTTAGCAAAATCGTAACGCCCTTGATGTTTGTTGCGCGAATGCAGCCCAGCACGCGTCACTTTGACAAAATCACAATTCGATTCAGACGCACTGAGATCACGACTCTTTTTCGTGCGCGGTTTTGGGGCTCGTTTCGCAGGCTCTAATGGCTTGGCGGATTTTCGTTTGTTCGTCATTATTTTTTTGCTTCCTGAGCTTTTAAATCGAGGTAAATCATAAACAGACGAGCATCCAGCTCCAGTTGGTGATAATCCGGCTCCATGTAGCAGCAAAGAGAGTAAAAGGCTTTATCATGCTCTTTCTCTTTAATGTGCGCCAACTCGTGCACAACCAACATGCGCAGCAAAGGCTCCGGCGCGTCTTTAAACACATTGGCAATGCGAATCTCATTTTTCGATTTGAGTTTACCGCCGTGGTTGCGAGAGACGACACTGTGCAAGCCGAGCGCGTTGTTAATCAGATGAATTTTCCCGTCGTACACCACTTTACTGATGGGGCCCGTTTTCTTCATAAACTGGTTCTTAATCTGCATCGCGTAGTCAAACAACGCTTTTTCACTGCGAATGTCGTGACGCACAGGGTAGCGTTTATCAAACCAAGGAATTAAACGTTGCGACTCAATCAATTGGGCCACTTGCTGCACGATATGCTGCGGGTAACCCTGAATGTAGCGAAGTGACGGATGCATCATGGAATCGGACCTGATCATTTTTCAAAGCGCGCTAGTTTACCTGACTCCGCCCCTTGAATCATCGCTTTTTCTTTTCGTCCGCAGCGAAATTGGCTACACTTGCGCCCCTTTTCATTACATGGCAAGACAAGATGAAACGTGTCGTCCTCTATATCAAAGACAAATGTCCACATTGCAAAGATGCGCAGCGCTATCTGGATAGCAAAGGCATTCAATACCGCTTGTGTAATGCCAAGATGCATCGCGGTCGTAAAGAGCTGGACGCGATTGGTGCGCGCTCTGTGCCTGTACTTAAAATCGGTGACCGTTTGATGATTGGTTGGAACCCAAAGAACTTTGAACGCATGTATGGCGATAAGTGATTACAGCTAAACATACTGCTTTATAAATTCGATAAAGGTGCGATCCGCCACCGACAGATAGCCGCCACGTCGCCAAGCCAATGCTAGGTTCAGAGTGACGGGCGGAGAAAATGGCACGCCGACCACGCCACTCTCATTCTCGGTCACCAATTGAAGCAGCGCAGTAATGGCAAACTCTCGCTTTACGATCTTCAAAATCAATGGCAATAGATTGGTTTCAAAAGAATACTGCATTTCAATGCCATGCTGCTGGCTAAAGTGATCGAGAAAATCGCGGTGGAAATAACCCGATTTGAACATCACCAGTTCATGTTGAAAAAACTCTTCAAAAGTGAGGGATGCTCGTTGCGATAACGAATGCTCACTGCCAACTACCGCCATCATCTGGCTAGAGAACAGGTGGTCTATTTCTAAATCGTCCGGTACGTCGTTTTCCGTGATCACGCCAATGTCCAAATCCCCTTCAAGCAGCATCTTACGAATCGACTGCGTCCCCGCTTCAATCAGTGTCAATTTTA
This window encodes:
- a CDS encoding bifunctional metallophosphatase/5'-nucleotidase, translated to MKKTLLTSAIALSLTFPALAANGDIHNVTILGTSDLHGHFMPWDYAADKLNMSGSLSQIATKVKAIRQEQNNVILVDAGDTIQGNFVETFKEEPIDPMMLGFNEMNYDVWVLGNHEFDFGLNVLNRSLTQFKGTSLAGNIQRPDGNPFLPGYTIIERGGIKIGVIGMDTPMTQVFAEGTNRLEGMTFTNPTLEVKKIVKQIEGKVDAIVLVAHMGLDNENDIADTGVTDIANGNPELDAIVAGHMHTRIDKAVVNGVIITEPDKYGRALSRIDLQFEEQNGQFTLINKDSYTYKIKGVDSDDKMESLYEPYHKRLREMANREVAQLTGVNLVPENDIRGIPQVHVQDSGISALFQEASFFYAPQANVIALQIDNDNAKLDVGPIKAKDIAYNYQYAGGEITVYQMTGKELKQYMEWSAGYFNSVQAGDVTYSFNPERRASKYSTNDFFAGVTYTIDLTQQAGQRITDLKFADGKPVLDDSEIRLGMNSYRMGHLTKKGGVLEGQTFPVLFDTEAKYGEEQGTIRNLTIRYLTEQKQGQYVGQPMQRWKLSGLQGFEKEGAIVKQLINEGKIDVPASEDGRYTNIASINVKALVFTNPQAKNEAITSRLAKIEEANPTEKQHLKRELILIEALNP
- the metA gene encoding homoserine O-acetyltransferase MetA is translated as MPIRIPDQLPAADVLRTENIFVMSETRAASQEIRPLRVLILNLMPKKIETETQFLRLLSNSPLQVNVELLRIDDRPSKNTPTEHLDNFYRQFEMVKNRNFDGLIITGAPLGLVQFEDVIYWDHLKTIMEWAKSHVTSTLYVCWAAQAGLKLLYDLPKKTRKEKLSGVYHHRIHKPYHPVLRGFDDSFLAPHSRYADFSPEYLAEHTDLDILATSDDAGVYLATTKDKRNVFVTGHPEYDPHTLHNEYIRDLGEGMEPAIPVNYYPNDNPDNPPIASWRSHGHLLFSNWLNYCVYQQTPYDLDHFSEEAFTKDE
- the pilW gene encoding type IV pilus biogenesis/stability protein PilW, whose amino-acid sequence is MKKQTLLLPQLVALTLLTGCVTVTEGQAQKDPDPIGMAESRIALGLGYLENGAMIKAHDNLQQALTHAPDYYRAQLSMAHYYERVGENGKAEDIYQKSARQHPKNGNVLNNYGTFLCKKGEYDKADRLFNRAIEQPYYYLIPASYENAAFCALKAGDNVKAQTYFTRAIDYDPHRPKSVLNLAKLEIDTGNYTQARLRLMRFHQSYGLQIPSLKLMIDLEDKAGNVALVKKYQSELDKLTARQG
- the rlmF gene encoding 23S rRNA (adenine(1618)-N(6))-methyltransferase RlmF, with the protein product MTNKRKSAKPLEPAKRAPKPRTKKSRDLSASESNCDFVKVTRAGLHSRNKHQGRYDFAKLTQALPSLAPFVIKNPKGEASISFSDSTAVKMLNKALLSAYYQVANWDIPAGYLCPPIPGRADYIHRLAELLEGEVKGKFPHEKVQALDIGVGANAIYPIIAICDYRWRYTGSDVDPKSIESAQRIADSNPVLQGQLELKLQDQSQHIFQGIIGPTDYFHVTTCNPPFHASAQEAAFGTQRKLDNLAANRLKKGVTAKAGSQKISKNKPILNFGGQNSELWCQGGESSFLKRMANESERFAHQVLWFSTLVSKKDNVRPLRKQLEKLGVRSIRVVEMSQGQKVSRFVAWSFMDKQQRGEWIKLRG
- a CDS encoding YgjP-like metallopeptidase domain-containing protein, producing the protein MHPSLRYIQGYPQHIVQQVAQLIESQRLIPWFDKRYPVRHDIRSEKALFDYAMQIKNQFMKKTGPISKVVYDGKIHLINNALGLHSVVSRNHGGKLKSKNEIRIANVFKDAPEPLLRMLVVHELAHIKEKEHDKAFYSLCCYMEPDYHQLELDARLFMIYLDLKAQEAKK
- a CDS encoding glutaredoxin family protein produces the protein MKRVVLYIKDKCPHCKDAQRYLDSKGIQYRLCNAKMHRGRKELDAIGARSVPVLKIGDRLMIGWNPKNFERMYGDK
- a CDS encoding LysR family transcriptional regulator, producing the protein MESKQLKQFLAVAEEKNFTRAAQSLHIAQPALSVSIKKLEQSLGVTLFKRDDKQIALTTEGQTLYEHAKRVVQQLHDAELAMNELKGLEKGEVRLGAPSMMGSYFFPEILMAFKSHYPNLKLTLIEAGTQSIRKMLLEGDLDIGVITENDVPDDLEIDHLFSSQMMAVVGSEHSLSQRASLTFEEFFQHELVMFKSGYFHRDFLDHFSQQHGIEMQYSFETNLLPLILKIVKREFAITALLQLVTENESGVVGVPFSPPVTLNLALAWRRGGYLSVADRTFIEFIKQYV